Part of the Maridesulfovibrio sp. genome, CAGACCAGAAAAAGCAGGCAGCCGAAGACAGCGAATGCTGATATTTCATTCAGCAATTGGCTGCGCAGGTATTCCGGTGTTTGCAGGGCCAGTGCTCCTGTATTGCCGGAAAGCTCGCTCATGTGGTCCAGCCAGGGCATGAAACAGGTGAATCCGAAGAGGATGAAGCTTATATTGATGATCCATTTGGTGACAATCCACTTGAATTTGAAAAATCCCCAAGAACTTTTCCACGCAAAGACGAATCCGGTAAACAGACACCCCAGTGCTCCGGCTGTGACTACATACTGATCCACCAGCTTGAGGCATATATCCCGTCCGTAAAGAGCTTCCCCTGAAGTGGGTACAAAGAGGCAGTGCAACAGTACCAATGAAAGTGCGCCGCCGCCCCAGAGACAGGCACTGAGCATATGCAGGGCGCGTATCCATTTGGTTTGTTTGGGGGTGAGTTTTTCCATTTATCTGGTCTTGTTGTGAATATTTAATATTGTTTGCAACAAAGTATCTCTCTTGATGGGCTTGGAGAGAAATTCGTCTGCCCCGGCAGAGATGCATTTCTCCCGGTATTCAGCCGAAACATGCGCGGTAAGCGCTATTACTCCGGTTGCGGGCAGATTATTTTCCTTTTCAAAGTTCCTGAACTTAACAAGAAATTCAGGGCCGTCCATGATCGGCATTTCCATATCCAACAGGATTATATCAAAATTATCATTGGTTGCCAGCTTAAGACCCTGCGCTCCGTCTGCCGCCATGGCCAGTGTTGTATCTGTATCCTTGAGAAAATGGCGGATCAGGTCACGGTTGGGGATATTATCCTCAGTAAGCAATATCTTGATAGGCGGCAGCTTGTGCGATTTGGGGAAAGCTGAATTCTGTTCCTCCTTGCAGGAAAGTTGCAGCAGTTCCATGGTGTTATGCAAAAGCAGTCTGCGGGAAGTGGGAAGCGGCTGCCCGCGTCCTTCGATGCCTTTTTCAAGGTATGTTTTGTCAAAGCAGGCCCCCTGCTGGAGCATGAGCACCGGCGGTAGCTTTATTCCGTCTTCCTGTAATGAGCGGAGCAGGTTCAGTTCTCCGGCATCCTTCAAAGAAAGGTCGTAGATCAGCAGTTTGTATTTACTGTCCAGCAGTGATGAAAGCAGTATTTTCAGGCTTTCAACAGTAGAACACGGAGTAGCTGTCCCTTTGAAATAATTCAGGGTCTCGCAGATTGAAGCAAGGGTTTCCGGGTTGCGGACCGCAACCAGAATTTCCGAATATTCAAGGTCAGGTTCCGCAGCCGTTGAGGCTTGCGGTGCACGGGGCAGGGGCAGGGTTACCATGAAGGTGCTGCCCTTACCGGGAGTACTGCTGGCGCAAATGGTGCCACCCATGAGCTCGGCCAGTTTACGGCTGATTGATAGTCCCAGTCCGGAACCTCCATACCTGCGGGTTGTAGAGGAATCCGCCTGTGAAAAAGGTTCAAAGATGGATTCCAGTTTTTCCGGGGCAATCCCTATTCCGGTATCAGAAATAGTGAAGGTTATGTTGTCCGGGGAGCTGCTTTCCGGTGACCGGGAAACAACAATGGACACTTCGCCGCTGCTGGTGAATTTAACCGCGTTGGCAAGGATGTTGAGCAATATCTGGCGTATCCGGGTTGAATCTCCAAGGACTATCTCCGGTACGTCCGGTTTGTAGCGCATGACCAGTTCAACATGGCGCGAAGACGCTGCCGTGGCCTGAAGCTGCATGAGTGATTCCGTCTCTTGCAGCAGGTCAACAGGGATATTTTCCAGCTTAACGTGATTTGCTTCAATTTTTGAAAAATCAAGAATATCGTTGATGATTGTCAGCAGAATTTCTCCTGACGATTCGAAGATATTAACGTATTCGCCTTGCTCATCGGAAAGGTTGGTGTTTTTAAGCAGATCGGCAACCCCCAGAATGGAGTTAAGAGGGGTTCGTATCTCGTGACTCATACTCGCAAGGAAAGCGCTTTTGGCTTCGTTGGCTTCCTCTGTTTTTAGAATGGCCTGTTCGAGCCTTTTTTCAGTTTTTTTATGCTCTTCAATTTCCTGATTAAGGTCAGCAGTTCTGTTTTCCACTTCCTGCGCAAGTATTTCTTTTTGTTTTTCAACTGTCCGCGTCCGTTGGCGTACGATGAGGATGAGTGCCGTTATGGCCAAAATTACCAAAACGCCTTTGAACCACAATGTCTTCCAGAACGGAGGGATAATATTCAGTTTTAAGCTGGCTCCGTTATCATTCCAGATACCGTCGCTATTTGAACCACGGACTCTGAATACATAGTTGCCTTGAGCAAAGTTGGTGAATGTGGCTGTGGCGTCAGGGGAGTCTATCCACTCATCATTGAAGCCTTCGAGCTTATATTGGTACTTGTTCAGTTTTGGGTTTTGATAGTCAAGGGCTGCGAAATGGAAGCTGAACATGGCGTCTTTCCATGACAGGGTTACCTTATCGGATTCGGTTATGTTCGTTTCCAGATCTGCCGGAGCTCCCATAATTGTCAGGTCGGTAATGACCAGCGGTGGGGGAGTCCTGTTGATTTTAATATTGCGGGGATCGAACATATTCATGCCCTTCAATCCGCCGAAATATATTTTGCCGCTTTGCCCTTTATTGTAGGAATTAATCCAGAATTCAATGCCCTGCAGTCCGTCTGATGGTCCGAAGTTCCAGACTTTGCCGCTGATCGGATCAAGGCGTGATATTCCTTTAAAGGTCGAGACCCAGATATGTCCGTTGTCGTCAATGCAGAGGCCCTGAATTCCGTCGTTAGCAAGCCCGTTTGCATCGGTATAGCGGGTGAAGAGACCGCTTTGGGGATCGAATCTGTTCAGGCCGGAATCAGTGCCCAGCCAGAGAGAACCGTCGGCAGCCTCTGCAACAGGGGTGACCCGGTTGTTGGATATTGATTGCGGGTTGCCCGGATCATGTTGAAAATGTTGGAAGGTGCCTGTTTTGCGGTCCATGAGGTCTAGCCCGGCATTTGTACAGACCCATAAGTTATCGTTGCTGTCCTCGAAGATATTTCGGACTCTATTGTGTCCCAGGCTGGTCGGGTCGGAGTCGGAATGGTCATAGCGTGTGAACTCTCCGGTTTTGCGGTCAAGACGGTTGAGCCCTTTCTTGCTGGTCCCGATCCAGATGTAGCCCATGCTGCCTTCATATATCCACCAGATATTGTTCTGGCTCAGGGAGTTGCTGTTTTTCTTTTTCCACTTGTATTTCTTTACTACTCCTTCTTCCTTATTAATCACGAAGACACCGCTTTTGCGGGTCCCGACCCAGATAAGTCCGGAGCTGTCTTGGAAAATACAGTTAATCCTGTTGCCGGAAAGCTTCCAGGGTGATGCTGATTTAGTACTGTAGGATTTGATTTCACCGGTTTGAGGATCGTATGTATTGAGACCGTTTTTATAGGTTCCGATCCAGATTAGTCCTTCCCTGTCCTCCAGTATTGCGCTGACTTCAAGACCGGCGAGAGTGTCTGTTTTCCACGGCTGGCGGCTCAGGATACCGAAAGCCTGCATTTTGGGTGTGAGTTTGCTCAGTCCGTCAGTATAGGTCCCGACCCAGATAACCCCGGAGTTGTCTTCAAGTATCTTGGTTACCTTGTTGCTGCTCAAGCTCTGATGGTCAAGCTGGTTATTTTTGAAGAAATCAAATTTCATTTCTTCCGGGGCCGCTGATGCGGTTGCCGGATCTCTTTTTCCCAACCCTTCAAGAGTTCCGATCCAGAGGTTGCCTGAAAGGTCTTGATATATATCGTTTATTTCAAGAGAGCGAAATAGCGTTTTGAATTCTCCTTGACGGGGATCAAGGATAGATATTCCTTTTTTGGTGCCTACCCACAGCTCATTTTCCTTTTGTTGGTAAAAGCATAGTACAGTGTTGTCACTCAGACTGTTTTTATCTTTTGGTATTTTTTTGTAGATTTTGAATTTTTTCTGTTCATCATCGAAGCGGTTTAATCCGATGGCTGTACCTATCCATATGTGGCCATGAAGATCCTCATAGATGGACCTGACTTCATTATGGCTGAGGCTTCCGGGCTGTTCTGACTGCTGTAAACGGGTAAACGTTTCTGTGTTGCGGTTAAAGATGTTTACTCCCGAATGGGTTCCGATCCATAGGCGATTTTTTGAGTCCTCGAATATTGCGCTTACATTTGTACCGGAAAGGGAATTCTGGTTTTCAGCTATGGGCTGGTAATTCTTGAAGCTGTCAGTCAGGCGGTCGTAGCGGTTCAATCCGCCGCCTTTTGTTCCAATCCATAAAACCCCGGATTTATCTTCGTAGAGTGCCCGAATGTTGCCATCGGAAAGCATTCCGCTCTCTGTCCCGCTTTTATATATTTTGATATTTCTGCCGTCATAGCGGTTTAATCCGTCGTAGGTTCCAAACCACAGGAAACCTCGTGAATCCTGCAACATGCACAGAATGGACGATTGCGAAAGCCCTTCGCTTAATGAAAGGCGGTCAAATCTTAATTCTTCCTGAAAAGCGAATGACGGTATTATAGAAATCAGGAAGAATATAAGTGTTCCGTTGAAAATGGTCGCAAATCTGTTGCTCAATGACATGCGAAAATCCTGTGCGGTTGCAAAAGTTTGAAAGCAGTAAGTTTATTGCCGTTTAAGTAGAAAGAATAGGCTTGATGCGTTCAAGGGCCCAGTTCACCTGCTCAGCGGTGATTACCAGCGGCGGTGCAAACCTGATGATATTGTCATGGGTTTCCTTGCAAAGCAGTCCATTTTCTTTAAGCTTTTCGCAGTACTGCCTTGCTCCGCCGGCATCAAGCTTAAATTCTACGGCCAGCAGCAATCCCCGGCCGCGAACTTCTCTTATTTTGCTGTTGTTGATGGATTTCAGTCCATCGATAAATATTTTACCCATTTTTTCAGCATTGCTGATCAGGTCTTCTTCCTGAAGTACTTTCAGGGCTTCCCTAGCTACGGCGCACGCAAGAGGGTTTCCGCCGAAAGTAGAGCCGTGTTCACCGGGTTTGAGTACCCCTAGGACCTCGGTATTGGAAAGTACTGCCGAGACCGGATAAAAGCCGCCGGAAAGGGCTTTGCCGATGAGGGTAATGTCAGCCTCGATTCCTTCATGTTCTTCAGCAAGAAGTTTGCCTGTTCGGCCGAGTCCGGTCTGGATTTCGTCGAGGATCAGGTTGATGTTATTTACGGTGCATATTTCCCGTACTTTTTTCAGGTAGCCTTCGGGTGGAATTATCACGCCGGCTTCGCCCTGAATTGGTTCAACAAGGAAACCCACTGTGTCCGGGGTTATCGCGTTTTCTAAGGCTTTATGATCACCGAAAGGAATAACTTTGAATCCCGGTGTGAAAGGGCCGAATCCCCGGCGGGAAACCGGGTCGGTGGAAAAACCTACAATGGAGATGGTGCGGCCGTGGAAGTTGTCAGCGCAGACAATTATTTCGGCACGGTCTTCGGGGACGCCTTTAACCATGTAACCCCATTTCCGCACAGCCTTGATGGCGGTTTCCACTGCTTCGGCACCGCTGTTCATGGGCAGCACCTTGTGGGAGTTGGTCAGGGTGCAGAGTTCTTTGTAGAAAGGTCCTAATTGGTCGTTTCGGAAAGCCCTTGAGGTCAGGGTTAATTTATCAAGCTGGTTCTGCATGGCCCTTTTGATGCGCGGATGGCAATGACCCTGATTAACAGCGGAGTATGCGGAGAGGCAGTCCATATACTTGTTTCCGTCTACGTCCCAGACCCAGACTCCTTCACCTTTTTCTATTACAACATCGAGAGGTTTGTAGTTCTGAGCGCCAAATCTGTCTTCAAGTTCAATGTAGTCGGACTGTTTCATTGTATTCCCTCCATTTTTGGCTTTATCTTTCTATATAAGACCCTACTGTTTTTGTCAGCATTCTTTTTTATTTATAATATATTTTAGGCTGTTTGGCAGAATTTAATTCGCAACCTTTGGCAGTTTAATAATAAAAAAATAGTTATTTTCTTCGTCGAATGAGTTATTTTATATTCGAAAAAGTATTATGCTGGGGTTATTAATGGCTGGAGTTTTACCTAGACCGGTCTGGAGGCAAAAATGTATAAAATTCTTTTTGTTGATGATGATGTAGCTATCCATTTGCTATTTTCAAGAATATCGACTGAAAGACTTCATATTTCCTGCTGTTCTTCCGGAGTTGATGCTCTGGAGGCCTTAAAAAAAGATGGCCCCTTCCATGTAATTGTTTCTGATTATCAGATGCCTGAAATGGATGGAGTGGAATTCTTGACCAAAGCGAAAGATACTTCCTCTTCGTCTGTGCGGATCCTTCTCAGCGGCAACGCTGATCTTGCGATGGCAATCGACGCGGTAAACGAGTGCGGGGTTTTCAGGATTCTTACAAAACCCTGTTCGCTTAAGGTATTGAAGAAGTCCTTGCGGGACGCTTTGGAGTTTCACCGCTTATCCAATGTTGAGACCCATATGACCAGTAAAATGACCCGCGGGGTCATTCGAATGGTCAGTGATATTGCTGCAATGCATAATCCTGGTCTGAACAGCAGGACTGCGCGTATCTTGCCGTTGGTGAAGGCTTTGAGCAGGAAAATGGGTGACCCTGATCCATGGAGCACTGAAGTTGCAGCTGTGTTGTCTTCTATCGGATTTATTTTTCTGCCTGATCGGCTACTGGAGATGATTGAGACGGGAGACGTTTTCGGGAGTATCGATTACAGTATCTACACCCAGCATACGGAGTATTCGGCTAAGATATTATCCAAGCTTCCTTATTTTGAGGATGTTTGTACAAAACTATCTTTGCAGGAAGCACACTATATGGATAATGGCGGTGATGGAGGATTTTCCAGTGATGAAATTCCGATCGGGGCAAGAATATTAAAGGTAGTTTCAGATTTTGACAGACTGAAGTCCGGAGGGCGGGGTGCGGGAGAAGCACTGGCCATGATGAATCTACGGGGGAAAAGATACGACCCCAAAGTAATCAAAGAGCTTGGGAATCTTTTGGGAGCCGAAGCGAGATATCATGTCCGTGAGGTTTACCCATTGGGACTGGCCGAAGGAATGGAATTAGCTGAAGATGTTTATGGGGTGGTGAAGGGTAAGAAAGTAAAGTTCTTATCAAAAAAACAGGTACTTGATTCTAAAATAATAGACTACATCCATAGGAACGCTGAAAATATAATAGATATAACAAAGAAGATTTCCATAAGGGAAAGGAATTTCATCTGATTCTCATCAAGTGGTGGCTTATATGACAAGGCTTAAAAATGGTGAACATATGGTCGATGTGGATCGGTTGAGGCCCGGAGTTCATATCAAACTCGTGGGTGTGCCGTGGTATCGACATCCATTTTTGACCAGCAGTTTCCGGATAAAGGATTTCGAGATGATTGAGACCCTGCACTCATTAGGGATTGAGAAAGTTATTTGTATTCCGGATAAAAGTTTAGTTACACCTTTGAAGGCTACGAAAAAAAAGTCTGCACTACGTCCGGCCAGTTCTCAGCTGGCTTCGGCTCCAGACGCTTTGTTCAAAGAAAAAAAAGCCCGTATGGAAAAGCTGAAGGAGAAGAAAGAGTCCGTCGTTCGTGCGGAGCATAAGTATTCATTATCTGTACGGCAGGTTGAAGACCTCATGTCTTCTATTACTAGAGGGAACATGCAGTTTTATGAGGAAGCAAACACTTTTTCCAAGACTTTGAGCCGTTATTTCTTAAGTGATTCTGAGGCTCTCATGCATGTCTTGAATCTGCAGACAGATAAGAGCGATACGATGTACTACCATTCTATGAATGTCACAGTGTTATCACTGATTTTGGGCAGAACTATAGAGTTGGACGAAGATGAGATGCGCACACTTGCGATTGGGGGGCTCTTTCACGATATAGGTAAGGCCAAGATTGAAAAGAAGATTTTACATAAAAAAGGACAGCTTACAAAATTTGAAGCGGAAGTACTGCGCAAACATCCTTTTTACGGTGTTGATATTCTTTCCGGCTGTGAGGACTATCCTCCTGAGGCAATGGAAATCGTGTATGCCCACCATGAACGTTGCTGCGGAGGGGGATATCCCAGAGGGGTGGAAAGAGGCGAAATCGGAAAGTTGGCCAAAATTCTGGCTATTGCCGATTTTTACGATTGCCTCATAAATAAGCATGATCCGGCTTCTTCACTGACTCCTTATCAGGCTTTGTCATATATGTTTTCCAAGAGAGCCACTTATTTCGAACCGGATTACTTGTCTGCGTTTATACAATGTATGGGCATTTATCCTCCCGGAACAGTTGTAGTTCTCAATGATGAGATGGTCGGGATGGTGATTTCCGTAAATCTATCAAAGCCTTTATTGCCCAGTATTGTCATATATGATCCTGAAATACCGAAGAAAGAAGCTCTTATTCTCGACTTGGAAGAGGAGCCCGAATACTCAATTACCAATTCGATTAATCCAGTCAAGCTTGCGCCTGAAGTCTTCGATTACTTATCGCCTCGAAGCAGGATGATTTATTTTGTGGACCCCGAATTCTCCCCGCGGAAGAAGAAATAAAAAATCCCTCTGCAGTAGCAAAGGGATATTTTTTATTGTCTTTTGCCTTGGGTGACGTTCACTTTTTCCACCCACTTTGATCCGCTGGGCGGTTCATATGTGGCGAAGGAATCAATCAGCATATCCGGTGTTTCGGCGGTTAGCAGCTTTTCCCGGTGCATGTCTTTTAAAAAGCCTTCCTCAACCACTCCGTCCAGAAAACTGAGCAGTTTGTCGTAGTAGCCGTCTACATTGAGCAGGCCGCACGGTTTGGAATGGAAGCCGAGTTGAGCCCATGTGAATATCTCGAATATTTCGTCCATGGTCCCGATTCCTCCGGGCATGGCAATAAAACCGTCGGAAAGATCGGCCATGAGGGCTTTGCGTTCGTGCATGGAGTCGGCAACATGCAGCTCTGTAAGGTTGGTGTGGGCAATTTCAATTTTATAGAGGCTTTCCGGGATTACCCCGATAACTTTGCCACCTGCTTCCAGTGCGCTTTCAGCAAGAATGCCCATCAGTCCGGTGCGAGAGCCTCCGTAGACAGTGGTAAGGCCTCGTTGGGCCAGTTCCCGGCCCATGTTGCGGGCCGCTTGTGCGTATTTAGGATCGTTGCCGGGATTGGCACCGAGGAAGATGCAGATGCTTTTCACTTCAGGATTCCTTTTTTTTAATATAAAATGTGTTATAAGCGAGGGTTAATAGGACCGCGAATCCGGCCGAGGCAACTCCGAGGGCTGCATTGTAGAAGGGCGGGGCGGCAAGTGCAAGTCTGATCAGCAGGGTTACCAGCGCAAAACCTGAATTCCTGAAAACAGCATGAAATGCCGGCAGGAAACGCTGGGAAATGAGCACCAGCAGGATATCACTGAAGATCAGGATGGTGTAGAAGGTGCTGAAGAAGTCAAAGTGATGCAGTCCCTTGGCTGTGCAGTAAAACACATAAAATCCCAGTCCCATGAAAAGGCCGAGCAGTAAAAGAGCGACCAGTTTTTTGCTGGCAACGTAGCTGAATTTGGATGCTGGTTTTAAACTCGGACCTGACTTCTGGACTTTGTAATATATGCCCAGCAGGACAAAGACCACAAAGGCACCTGCTCCGTCAGAAAGAATCTGGTAAATTGGAGTCATATTACCGGTGAAAGTTATCGGTTCTGGAAAATTTACCAGTTCCTTGAAGGAGTTGCGCATTAGGATCAGGCAGAGGATTTCCAACTGCTTGCCCACGGATTTGGAAAAAGAGCAGGGCAGCACAAATATAAAACTGATCACCTCCAGCACCAGAACAAGGGTAAAGGCGATGCCTACCGCTGCATAGTGGCTGGTCGGGGTTTTGGAAGCTATTGCTGCGGGCAACAGGCCCTGCCTGCCAAGTTCAATGCCCAGCAGGGCAGCCAGAAAACAGCCGATCAGGATTCCGGCAACCGCTTTTTCGGTTCGTTCATTCTGCCAGAATGCATGCAGGGGATCGAATGCGTATGTTGCGAGTTCGTATATTGAGTATTTCATAAAAATTTAACCACTATAATTGTGCAATCATCTTCAAGCGGGAGGCCTTTGCGGTGACTCTCGACTTCAATAAGTATGATATCGGCTATTTCCTGTGATGATTTATGGCAATTGTCCCGGATGACCTGTTGCATCCTGTCCTTGCCGAACTGATTGCCTGCAGGACTGTGTGCTTCCCATATGCCGTCTGTGTAAAGAACAAGAATCTGTCCTTGATTCATCTGGGTCAGGTATTCACGGTACGGGTAGCTTTCATCCACTCCAAGGGCCAATCCTTCTCCCAGAAGCTGGTCAAAGGTGTCGGTGTCGGGAGAATATACCAGTCCGGGGTCATGTCCGGCCCTGATCCAGTTTACTGTCCTTTTTTCTGCATTGCAGATAGCCATGAACATGGTCATGAAATGGCCTGTCTGGGCACAATCCTTGGTTATGAGCCGGTTAACTTCAGTGGCCGCCTCCACAAGTGTTTTTCCGCGTCCTGAAAGGGCCCGCATGTATGCACGGGCACTGGTCATAAGCAGGGCCGCGCTGACGCCGTGTCCGGAGACATCTCCGATAACGGTGGCAAATGTCTTCGGTCCGCAGGTGGCACAGCCGACAAAATCGTAGTAATCACCCCCCGTCTGTTCGGAGAAGGTGCAGCGTGCTCCGATATCAACATTTTCGATGTCCGGCGGAGCCTTCGGGAAAAGGGATTGCTGGGCCTCATCGGCTAGGCTGAGGGCCTGTCTGATTTTGGAATGTTCACGTAGCTGCGGGACCATGTCGTTAAAATTCTGTGCAAGGTCCCCCAGTTCATCTTTGGAGTGGAAATCCGCCCGGGCATCCCAGTCGCCTTCTCCTACCTTAATCATTGCTTCAGAAAGCTTTCGAATGGGGTTGGATAGTCCTTGGGAAACAAAATATGCCACGATAGCGATGGATATGATAACCGATAATGCAATCAGTGAGGTGCCTTCCAGTTGATTGGCTATGCTTTCGTGGACGTATTGCTCTGCTTCGTCCGCTTCAGCTGTGAATTCATGAACCGGGGTAATGATCAGAATGGATAGAGCCGTATTAACGGGACTGTACGTCCATAAGGATGGAACCCCATTGTCGTTCATGTGCAGAACCCCTGAATTTTTATCTGTAACATCCTTGATCAGGGTTTTGAATTCAGGATTGTCTTCGGTAAGCCATTCCCGCTCAGGTGGGGCCTGCCAGAAACGGCTATGCATTGGGAGGAATTCTTTTTCAACTTGATCATCACCTATTTTACCAAGCACCAGCAATGAGTCTTGGTGGGTCTCATCGCGATGGAGGCTAGTAACGAGCATCACTTTTGCTTTTTGTGTGTCGGCTGAGACAAGGGCTTTGTTTAGGCTTTCGCCGATAGGAATTACCAGTGAAGCGACTCCGATAAACTGACCGTCCTTTCCGTAAAGCGGAGCTGTTAATCTGTCGCAGAGTGTCTTTGTTGCAGCATCCGTGGATGGGATGGTCCAGCTTACTTCTCCTTTCTCTTTGACCTCTTTGTACCAAGGGTGAGTTCTGGGATCGTATTTGCCTGGGAAAGAGTTGTGTCCCGGGTATGTAGCGACAAGTCCGTTTTCAAGAATAATTTCCTGCCAGAGAATCAGTCTCTCCAAGGATGATGCGCATGATTTAAAATCGTCCAGCAGCGGGGCAATCCTGTTGATGGACGATTTGGCTTCTTGAGGGCTCAACTCTCCGGACAGCCAGAATGAAATGTGGTTGAGTGTTATGGGCAGGTCAATCAGGTCTCCGCGCTGGACGGCAGCCATCATGTTGTGGTCACCCTTGCGGTTCATTCCCTTGCCCATCAGCGCCTTTTTTTTGTAGGCCGGGTCATTGATAAGTTCCGGTTTATTGAAACTTTCATGTAGGGTGGTTATATATGGGGCTTTTATCTGTGGTGGAATGTCATTGTCATTTAGCCGCAACTCCGCTTCCCCCTGAATGCTTTTCAGGGTGGATTGATAGAGTCTTCCCTCCAGATCAATCATGACCGCAGCGCCCTTGGCCTGATCGGCAAGGTTATGGGTG contains:
- a CDS encoding two-component regulator propeller domain-containing protein; translated protein: MSLSNRFATIFNGTLIFFLISIIPSFAFQEELRFDRLSLSEGLSQSSILCMLQDSRGFLWFGTYDGLNRYDGRNIKIYKSGTESGMLSDGNIRALYEDKSGVLWIGTKGGGLNRYDRLTDSFKNYQPIAENQNSLSGTNVSAIFEDSKNRLWIGTHSGVNIFNRNTETFTRLQQSEQPGSLSHNEVRSIYEDLHGHIWIGTAIGLNRFDDEQKKFKIYKKIPKDKNSLSDNTVLCFYQQKENELWVGTKKGISILDPRQGEFKTLFRSLEINDIYQDLSGNLWIGTLEGLGKRDPATASAAPEEMKFDFFKNNQLDHQSLSSNKVTKILEDNSGVIWVGTYTDGLSKLTPKMQAFGILSRQPWKTDTLAGLEVSAILEDREGLIWIGTYKNGLNTYDPQTGEIKSYSTKSASPWKLSGNRINCIFQDSSGLIWVGTRKSGVFVINKEEGVVKKYKWKKKNSNSLSQNNIWWIYEGSMGYIWIGTSKKGLNRLDRKTGEFTRYDHSDSDPTSLGHNRVRNIFEDSNDNLWVCTNAGLDLMDRKTGTFQHFQHDPGNPQSISNNRVTPVAEAADGSLWLGTDSGLNRFDPQSGLFTRYTDANGLANDGIQGLCIDDNGHIWVSTFKGISRLDPISGKVWNFGPSDGLQGIEFWINSYNKGQSGKIYFGGLKGMNMFDPRNIKINRTPPPLVITDLTIMGAPADLETNITESDKVTLSWKDAMFSFHFAALDYQNPKLNKYQYKLEGFNDEWIDSPDATATFTNFAQGNYVFRVRGSNSDGIWNDNGASLKLNIIPPFWKTLWFKGVLVILAITALILIVRQRTRTVEKQKEILAQEVENRTADLNQEIEEHKKTEKRLEQAILKTEEANEAKSAFLASMSHEIRTPLNSILGVADLLKNTNLSDEQGEYVNIFESSGEILLTIINDILDFSKIEANHVKLENIPVDLLQETESLMQLQATAASSRHVELVMRYKPDVPEIVLGDSTRIRQILLNILANAVKFTSSGEVSIVVSRSPESSSPDNITFTISDTGIGIAPEKLESIFEPFSQADSSTTRRYGGSGLGLSISRKLAELMGGTICASSTPGKGSTFMVTLPLPRAPQASTAAEPDLEYSEILVAVRNPETLASICETLNYFKGTATPCSTVESLKILLSSLLDSKYKLLIYDLSLKDAGELNLLRSLQEDGIKLPPVLMLQQGACFDKTYLEKGIEGRGQPLPTSRRLLLHNTMELLQLSCKEEQNSAFPKSHKLPPIKILLTEDNIPNRDLIRHFLKDTDTTLAMAADGAQGLKLATNDNFDIILLDMEMPIMDGPEFLVKFRNFEKENNLPATGVIALTAHVSAEYREKCISAGADEFLSKPIKRDTLLQTILNIHNKTR
- the rocD gene encoding ornithine--oxo-acid transaminase: MKQSDYIELEDRFGAQNYKPLDVVIEKGEGVWVWDVDGNKYMDCLSAYSAVNQGHCHPRIKRAMQNQLDKLTLTSRAFRNDQLGPFYKELCTLTNSHKVLPMNSGAEAVETAIKAVRKWGYMVKGVPEDRAEIIVCADNFHGRTISIVGFSTDPVSRRGFGPFTPGFKVIPFGDHKALENAITPDTVGFLVEPIQGEAGVIIPPEGYLKKVREICTVNNINLILDEIQTGLGRTGKLLAEEHEGIEADITLIGKALSGGFYPVSAVLSNTEVLGVLKPGEHGSTFGGNPLACAVAREALKVLQEEDLISNAEKMGKIFIDGLKSINNSKIREVRGRGLLLAVEFKLDAGGARQYCEKLKENGLLCKETHDNIIRFAPPLVITAEQVNWALERIKPILST
- a CDS encoding HD domain-containing phosphohydrolase; protein product: MYKILFVDDDVAIHLLFSRISTERLHISCCSSGVDALEALKKDGPFHVIVSDYQMPEMDGVEFLTKAKDTSSSSVRILLSGNADLAMAIDAVNECGVFRILTKPCSLKVLKKSLRDALEFHRLSNVETHMTSKMTRGVIRMVSDIAAMHNPGLNSRTARILPLVKALSRKMGDPDPWSTEVAAVLSSIGFIFLPDRLLEMIETGDVFGSIDYSIYTQHTEYSAKILSKLPYFEDVCTKLSLQEAHYMDNGGDGGFSSDEIPIGARILKVVSDFDRLKSGGRGAGEALAMMNLRGKRYDPKVIKELGNLLGAEARYHVREVYPLGLAEGMELAEDVYGVVKGKKVKFLSKKQVLDSKIIDYIHRNAENIIDITKKISIRERNFI
- a CDS encoding HD-GYP domain-containing protein, with the translated sequence MTRLKNGEHMVDVDRLRPGVHIKLVGVPWYRHPFLTSSFRIKDFEMIETLHSLGIEKVICIPDKSLVTPLKATKKKSALRPASSQLASAPDALFKEKKARMEKLKEKKESVVRAEHKYSLSVRQVEDLMSSITRGNMQFYEEANTFSKTLSRYFLSDSEALMHVLNLQTDKSDTMYYHSMNVTVLSLILGRTIELDEDEMRTLAIGGLFHDIGKAKIEKKILHKKGQLTKFEAEVLRKHPFYGVDILSGCEDYPPEAMEIVYAHHERCCGGGYPRGVERGEIGKLAKILAIADFYDCLINKHDPASSLTPYQALSYMFSKRATYFEPDYLSAFIQCMGIYPPGTVVVLNDEMVGMVISVNLSKPLLPSIVIYDPEIPKKEALILDLEEEPEYSITNSINPVKLAPEVFDYLSPRSRMIYFVDPEFSPRKKK
- a CDS encoding TIGR00730 family Rossman fold protein; its protein translation is MKSICIFLGANPGNDPKYAQAARNMGRELAQRGLTTVYGGSRTGLMGILAESALEAGGKVIGVIPESLYKIEIAHTNLTELHVADSMHERKALMADLSDGFIAMPGGIGTMDEIFEIFTWAQLGFHSKPCGLLNVDGYYDKLLSFLDGVVEEGFLKDMHREKLLTAETPDMLIDSFATYEPPSGSKWVEKVNVTQGKRQ
- a CDS encoding SpoIIE family protein phosphatase translates to MKIRWKMLIILLTFSLTPLFVLKTHGLNSLKELGADLQTQTRVTLLERATHNLADQAKGAAVMIDLEGRLYQSTLKSIQGEAELRLNDNDIPPQIKAPYITTLHESFNKPELINDPAYKKKALMGKGMNRKGDHNMMAAVQRGDLIDLPITLNHISFWLSGELSPQEAKSSINRIAPLLDDFKSCASSLERLILWQEIILENGLVATYPGHNSFPGKYDPRTHPWYKEVKEKGEVSWTIPSTDAATKTLCDRLTAPLYGKDGQFIGVASLVIPIGESLNKALVSADTQKAKVMLVTSLHRDETHQDSLLVLGKIGDDQVEKEFLPMHSRFWQAPPEREWLTEDNPEFKTLIKDVTDKNSGVLHMNDNGVPSLWTYSPVNTALSILIITPVHEFTAEADEAEQYVHESIANQLEGTSLIALSVIISIAIVAYFVSQGLSNPIRKLSEAMIKVGEGDWDARADFHSKDELGDLAQNFNDMVPQLREHSKIRQALSLADEAQQSLFPKAPPDIENVDIGARCTFSEQTGGDYYDFVGCATCGPKTFATVIGDVSGHGVSAALLMTSARAYMRALSGRGKTLVEAATEVNRLITKDCAQTGHFMTMFMAICNAEKRTVNWIRAGHDPGLVYSPDTDTFDQLLGEGLALGVDESYPYREYLTQMNQGQILVLYTDGIWEAHSPAGNQFGKDRMQQVIRDNCHKSSQEIADIILIEVESHRKGLPLEDDCTIIVVKFL